The Streptococcus oralis region AAATTAGGTTCAGCACCTTTTTACCGAAAAACAGAGGCTGGGTTGCAACCTCTGGATTTCTTCTTATACTTACAACGCAAAAGTCATCATAGCGATTGTAGTAGATTGACAATCACTTTAGTGATTAGTCATTCTTAACGACCTCGCTCTCCGATTTTCAAGCTCGGGATAAAATAGTCCACTGGACTATTTTATTTCTCCGTAAACTCTCCGTCTACGACGTCATCGCCTGCGTTTCCTGTTGCTTGTGCGCCTTCTGCTCCTGCTTGAGCTTGTTGCGCTGCTGCGGCTTGTTCGTAGAGTTTAACAGCAAGTCCTTGAGCTTTTTCATTCAAGGCTTCGAGTTTTGCTTTCATTTCGTCCAAGTTGTTGTCTTCTTGAGCTTTCTTAAGCTCATCAAGTGCAGCTTGGGCAGCATCACGTTCTGCATCGAAGCCTTTTCCTTCAGTTTCCTTGATTGTCTTTTCAGTCGCAAAGATTGCTTGGTCTACTTCGTTACGAAGGTCTACTTCTTCTTTACGTTTCTTATCTGCTTCAGCGTTTGCCTCTGCATCTTTCATCATGCGGTCGATTTCTTCATCAGTCAAACCTGAGTTAGATTGGATGACAATAGTTTGTTCTTTTTGAGTTCCAAGGTCTTTGGCCTTAACAGACACGATACCGTTCTTGTCGATGTCAAATGTTACTTCGATTTGAGGAATTCCACGAGGTGCAGCCGGGATGTCAGTCAATTGGAAGCGTCCAAGAGTCTTGTTATCTGCTGCCATTGGACGTTCACCTTGAAGAACGTGGATATCAACGGCCGGTTGGTTGTCCGCTGCAGTTGAGAAGACTTGTGATTTAGATGTTGGAATTGTTGTGTTACGGTCGATGAGTTTTGTGAAGACACCACCCATTGTTTCGATACCAAGTGACAATGGTGTTACGTCAAGAAGAACAACGTCTTTCACATCACCAGTGATCACACCACCTTGGATAGCCGCACCCATAGCAACTACTTCGTCAGGGTTTACTGATTTGTTTGGTTCTTTACCAGTTTCAGATTTAACAGCTTCAACAACGGCAGGGATACGAGTTGAACCACCAACAAGGATAACTTCATCGATTTCTGACAAGCTCAAACCTGCATCTGAAAGGGCTTGACGAACTGGAACTTTTGTACGTTCAACAAGGTCACGAGTCAAATCGTCAAATTTCGCACGAGTCAAAGTCATTTCCAAGTGAAGAGGTCCAGCCTCACCTGCAGTGATGAATGGCAAGCTGATTTGCGTTGAAGTCACGCCAGAAAGGTCTTTCTTAGCTTTTTCAGCTGCGTCCTTCAAACGTTGAACAGCCATTTTGTCGTTTGACAAGTCGATACCATTTTCTTTCTTGAATTCTGCTACTAAGTGGTCGATGATCTTTTGGTCAAAGTCATCACCACCGAGTTTGTTGTCCCCTGCAGTTGACAATACATCAAATACACCATCACCCAATTCAAGGATAGAGACGTCGAATGTACCACCACCAAGGTCAAATACCAAGATTTTTTCTTCTTTGTCAGTCTTGTCCAAACCGTATGCAAGAGCTGCTGCAGTTGGCTCGTTAACGATACGTTCTACTTCAAGACCAGCGATTTTACCAGCGTCTTTTGTTGCTTGACGTTGAGCATCGTTGAAGTAAGCTGGGACTGTGATAACTGCTTTGGTTACTTTTTCACCAAGGTATTCTTCAGCGTAACCTTTCAAGTATTGAAGAATCATAGCTGAGATTTCTTGTGGAGTGTATTCTTTTCCATTTGCAGAAACTTTTTCAGAAGTTCCCATCTTAGATTTGATAGAGATAACTGTATCTGGGTTTGTGACTGCTTGGCGTTTTGCGGCATCACCAACGATGATTTCTCCGTTTTTGAATGATACTACAGATGGAGTTGTACGGTTACCTTCTGGGTTTGCGATGATTTTGCTTTCAGTTCCTTCAAGAACTGCAACTGCTGAGTTTGTTGTACCTAAGTCAATACCGATAATTTTAGACATGTGTTTTTCTCCTTAAATTTTATATTCTATTTTTGACTTTTCTTAATATTCCCCTTAAGTGGTGGGGACGTGAGCAACTCCCTACGGGATTTCATCACTTATTTTTGAGCCTATTGTCTCAAAAATCCCCTGTTTCAGTAGCAAAAACTACTGAAACTTTCACCACGGCGGGAAATATCATCCTTGCAAGCCTCCGACTTGCTTTTTATCTTTCTTTCATAGTTTATTGTCGTTTCGGACAAGTTTTCAATGTATATATATTGCGACACGAGGAGTCGAAATCGATATTATTTCGACGACGAGTTAGTAAGGAGGCTAGGCAAACGCCATAGCGATTGCCGTTTTCTGACGAGTTGCTTTAGCTACCGTCAGAATTGCCTAGTTGTATACTACTACCATAGCCGGTCTTAGGATGCGGTCATGGAGTTTGTAGCCTTTTTGGAAGACTTGTGCGATGGTATCTGCTGGATGTTCATCATCTGCTGGGAGAGTTTGGATGGCCATATGATAGTTATGGTCAAATTCGCCGTCAGCTGCGATTTCTTCGATTCCTTCTTCTTTCAAAGCGTAAACCAAGCTTTCTTGCACCATCTCCAATCCTTTTTTAACATCGTCTGTCAAACCTTCAACGGCTAGTGCACGTTCTAAGTTGTCGAGCGATGGTAAGATTGCTTTTGCCAGGTCTTGGCTACGATAACGTTGCAAGTTTTGACGTTCTTCATTGGCACGGCGTTGAATATTTTGCATTTCTGCATGAGCGCGAAGGTATTTATTTTCAAACTCATCTGCACGTTCATTTGCCAAGTCCAACTCTGACTTTTCAGGAGTTGTTTCTTCAGTTGTTTCCACAACTTCCTCTTCTTTCATTTCTTCATTTTTTATATCTTGGGCCATTTTCGCCTCCTTTAATGATTTCAATCTTAATGTACTTCGTAATGATTACTGCTGAGGTAGCGGTAAAAATCTGTCAACTTCATGGTCAAAACACGATTGACAACATTGACTTGATTGACCAATTGCTGGTAGTCCAGATTGACCGGACCGATAATCGCTAGAATTCCAAAACCACGATAAGGGATGAGGAATTTACTGCTAATCACCGCCAAGTTTGCTAGACAAGACTCCTGACTGTCCGCAACACGGACATTTTGCATCTGATCTTCATGCAGACCCTCACGAATCTCCAAAGCCACCTTTTGCGGTTGGTCAAAGAACTGATAGGCCGCTAGATTGGCAAAATTCAAGAGATTGACTTTTCCCGATACCACAATGTTTTCATTGAACATTTCTTTAAAAATGTGTTCAAAGAGATCCATGACATTGTCCGTTGTTGTGAAGTAACGCTGGATAATCTGCGGGATCTCCGTCCGAATCTTGTAGTGAATATCTAGAACCGTGTGACCGAGGAAACGTTCCTGAATGATGTTCTTCAGTTTCAGCAAATCTTCCTGCAAGAAGTTCCTTGGAATCAGAAATTGACTGGTAACCGTTCGGGACTCGTCTAGGGTAAATACTGCCAAGGCTGTATGTTGTCCCAAAACAACGATATCAAAGGCTGTCAACCGTTGCCTACTCGGCTCAACATCCAGTGCTACTACCGTACAGCCGCTCAGGTCTGTCAGTAGATTAGCAGCCTCTTGCAGAATATCCTCCAGTTTGAAGAACTCCTGATCAAAGGCTTTGACAATCTCGTATACCTCATTTTCAGCCAGTCTATCAAAAGCAAGCGAGTGTTTCACATAGTACTGAAATCCCGCGACACTTGGCATCCGACCGCTTGAGGTATGAGCCTTCTCAAGCAAACCCTGCTTCTCTAGCGCTGCCATGTCATTACGAATGGTAGCACTACTAGAATTGATAGACTCTTGTAGCGCCTTGGATCCGACAGGTTCGTGCGTTTTGGTAAAGATGTCAATAATCAGATTTAAAATATCCTGCTGACGCTCTGTAACCATCTCATCACTCCTCTCTGTCCAATCGATTAGCACTCTATGTACCCAAGTGCTAACTCATGATTCTATTATACACCCTTAGAAGAGAATGTCAAGACAAAAACTCAAAAAATTAGCACTCTTTTACCAAGAGTGCTAAAAATCAGTCTGAAGACCTAGAATCTTACTTCTCATCTACTTGGTATTTCCTTTTAAGTCTAAAAAAGCCGTAGATTAGATAAGAAATTAAACAAGTGTATAAAACGAAAATAATAAAGAAAGACTGAGACAAGTTTTCTCGATACAAACTCATGCAAACAACAAGACCACCTGAAAAAGTGGCTATACAGGAACGAAGTCTAGACCGCATAACTTCCCATCTGAGACCCTTACTCATATAGACTTTCTCCTCTGAAAGTATATCAGAAGTTGGTTTACGAAGAATTGAACAAAAACCTGTTTCTATCAATTCCCAACCGCTATTTCTAAAATCTTGCAGTTCAT contains the following coding sequences:
- a CDS encoding DUF2812 domain-containing protein, producing the protein MNSKVQFRIFTIVDLDKEEEYLREMHLKGWRYRTSRFGFFYFDQCQPDDVIYRIYDSRFLKKYKHELQDFRNSGWELIETGFCSILRKPTSDILSEEKVYMSKGLRWEVMRSRLRSCIATFSGGLVVCMSLYRENLSQSFFIIFVLYTCLISYLIYGFFRLKRKYQVDEK
- the dnaK gene encoding molecular chaperone DnaK: MSKIIGIDLGTTNSAVAVLEGTESKIIANPEGNRTTPSVVSFKNGEIIVGDAAKRQAVTNPDTVISIKSKMGTSEKVSANGKEYTPQEISAMILQYLKGYAEEYLGEKVTKAVITVPAYFNDAQRQATKDAGKIAGLEVERIVNEPTAAALAYGLDKTDKEEKILVFDLGGGTFDVSILELGDGVFDVLSTAGDNKLGGDDFDQKIIDHLVAEFKKENGIDLSNDKMAVQRLKDAAEKAKKDLSGVTSTQISLPFITAGEAGPLHLEMTLTRAKFDDLTRDLVERTKVPVRQALSDAGLSLSEIDEVILVGGSTRIPAVVEAVKSETGKEPNKSVNPDEVVAMGAAIQGGVITGDVKDVVLLDVTPLSLGIETMGGVFTKLIDRNTTIPTSKSQVFSTAADNQPAVDIHVLQGERPMAADNKTLGRFQLTDIPAAPRGIPQIEVTFDIDKNGIVSVKAKDLGTQKEQTIVIQSNSGLTDEEIDRMMKDAEANAEADKKRKEEVDLRNEVDQAIFATEKTIKETEGKGFDAERDAAQAALDELKKAQEDNNLDEMKAKLEALNEKAQGLAVKLYEQAAAAQQAQAGAEGAQATGNAGDDVVDGEFTEK
- the hrcA gene encoding heat-inducible transcriptional repressor HrcA; its protein translation is MVTERQQDILNLIIDIFTKTHEPVGSKALQESINSSSATIRNDMAALEKQGLLEKAHTSSGRMPSVAGFQYYVKHSLAFDRLAENEVYEIVKAFDQEFFKLEDILQEAANLLTDLSGCTVVALDVEPSRQRLTAFDIVVLGQHTALAVFTLDESRTVTSQFLIPRNFLQEDLLKLKNIIQERFLGHTVLDIHYKIRTEIPQIIQRYFTTTDNVMDLFEHIFKEMFNENIVVSGKVNLLNFANLAAYQFFDQPQKVALEIREGLHEDQMQNVRVADSQESCLANLAVISSKFLIPYRGFGILAIIGPVNLDYQQLVNQVNVVNRVLTMKLTDFYRYLSSNHYEVH
- the grpE gene encoding nucleotide exchange factor GrpE, producing MAQDIKNEEMKEEEVVETTEETTPEKSELDLANERADEFENKYLRAHAEMQNIQRRANEERQNLQRYRSQDLAKAILPSLDNLERALAVEGLTDDVKKGLEMVQESLVYALKEEGIEEIAADGEFDHNYHMAIQTLPADDEHPADTIAQVFQKGYKLHDRILRPAMVVVYN